In a genomic window of Streptomyces koelreuteriae:
- a CDS encoding fructose-specific PTS transporter subunit EIIC codes for MTSPAGPPPTGGGDGERQRLRLLAVTACPTGIAHTYMAAEKLAQAAESRGIEMKVETQGSIGAENVLDDNDVKHADGIIVAADKDVDLSRFAGKRVLTVGVAEGIRHPEQLIERVLSAPVHAEGGSPTAPASGGGKERSLEYKALMNGVSYMIPFVVVGGLLIAISLSLGGHADPSGGLVIPKDSFWMDVNNIGVIGFTLMVPILSGYIAYAIGDRPALVPGMIGGWIANTGELYDSKAGAGFIGAIVTGFLAGYLVVWIKKVKVPKFAQPIMPIIVIPIVATTALGLFFIYVIGKPISWVFEHLTDWLGGMTGTSAILLGAILGLMIAFDMGGPVNKTAFLFGAGLIATGNQTVMGMCAAAIPVMPLGQGLATLIRKRLYTEQERETGLASLFMGCFGISEGAIPFAAARPAQVIPANMLGGAVAGAIAGVAGVEDAVPHGGPIVAVLGAVSGVPMFFVAVVIGSVVTALTTVVLVDLGERKRRGEAGFGAGATGLEPVPAGVPGGSGGAVVEQATVRAPVTAAVAVADGAAVAEPSGAGDTSVEVLSGYLTDRTVKVSLDAGDKEAAVREMAELLARTGKVADLDELVACALRREEQGTTGLGEEIAIPHAKTDAVTEPVVGFARSAQGVEWGSLDGTKARLVFMIAVPEAAAGDEHLRILALLSRKLMDAGFRERLLAASDEAALLGVLSEVG; via the coding sequence GTGACCAGTCCGGCCGGCCCTCCCCCCACGGGCGGCGGCGATGGTGAGCGGCAGCGGTTGAGGCTGCTCGCGGTGACCGCGTGCCCGACCGGCATCGCCCACACGTACATGGCGGCTGAGAAGCTCGCGCAGGCCGCCGAGAGTCGCGGCATCGAGATGAAGGTGGAGACGCAGGGATCCATCGGGGCTGAAAACGTCCTCGACGACAACGATGTCAAGCACGCCGACGGCATCATCGTCGCCGCGGACAAGGACGTGGACCTGAGCCGTTTCGCGGGGAAGCGGGTCCTGACTGTCGGGGTGGCGGAGGGCATTCGTCACCCGGAGCAGCTCATCGAGCGGGTGCTGTCGGCGCCCGTGCACGCGGAAGGGGGCTCCCCCACGGCTCCCGCGAGCGGTGGCGGCAAGGAGCGGAGCCTCGAGTACAAGGCGCTGATGAACGGGGTCAGTTACATGATCCCGTTCGTCGTGGTCGGCGGGCTGCTGATCGCGATCTCGCTGTCGCTCGGCGGGCACGCCGACCCGTCGGGCGGTCTGGTCATCCCGAAGGACTCCTTCTGGATGGACGTGAACAACATCGGTGTCATCGGCTTCACGCTGATGGTGCCGATCCTGTCCGGCTATATCGCGTATGCCATCGGGGACCGGCCCGCGCTGGTGCCCGGCATGATCGGCGGCTGGATAGCCAACACCGGTGAGCTGTACGACTCCAAGGCGGGCGCCGGGTTCATCGGGGCGATCGTGACCGGGTTCCTCGCCGGGTATCTGGTGGTGTGGATCAAGAAGGTCAAGGTCCCGAAGTTCGCCCAGCCGATCATGCCGATCATCGTGATCCCGATCGTGGCGACGACGGCTCTGGGGCTGTTCTTCATCTACGTCATCGGCAAGCCGATCTCCTGGGTGTTCGAGCACCTGACCGACTGGCTCGGCGGGATGACCGGGACCAGCGCGATCCTGCTCGGCGCGATTCTGGGGCTCATGATCGCGTTCGACATGGGCGGGCCGGTCAACAAGACGGCGTTCCTGTTCGGGGCCGGGCTCATCGCGACCGGCAACCAGACGGTCATGGGCATGTGCGCGGCCGCGATCCCGGTCATGCCGCTGGGGCAGGGTCTGGCCACGCTGATACGGAAGCGGCTGTACACCGAGCAGGAGCGGGAGACGGGGCTCGCCTCGCTGTTCATGGGCTGCTTCGGCATCTCGGAGGGCGCGATCCCGTTCGCGGCGGCGCGGCCCGCGCAGGTCATCCCCGCCAACATGCTGGGCGGCGCGGTCGCCGGTGCGATCGCCGGGGTCGCCGGGGTCGAGGACGCGGTGCCGCACGGTGGGCCGATCGTGGCCGTGCTGGGTGCGGTGAGCGGGGTGCCGATGTTCTTCGTGGCCGTGGTGATCGGCTCGGTCGTCACCGCGCTGACGACGGTGGTCCTCGTCGACCTGGGTGAGCGCAAGCGGCGCGGGGAGGCGGGCTTTGGTGCGGGGGCAACCGGGCTTGAGCCCGTGCCGGCCGGAGTGCCCGGTGGCAGTGGCGGTGCTGTCGTGGAGCAGGCGACCGTACGTGCGCCGGTGACGGCCGCCGTTGCCGTGGCGGATGGAGCGGCGGTGGCCGAGCCGTCCGGCGCGGGTGACACCTCCGTCGAGGTTCTCTCCGGTTACCTCACCGACCGGACCGTCAAGGTCAGCCTCGACGCCGGTGACAAGGAGGCCGCCGTCCGGGAGATGGCGGAGCTGCTGGCGCGTACCGGCAAGGTCGCGGACCTGGACGAGCTGGTGGCGTGTGCGCTGCGGCGGGAGGAGCAGGGCACGACCGGGCTCGGTGAGGAGATCGCGATTCCGCATGCCAAGACGGATGCGGTGACGGAGCCGGTCGTCGGTTTCGCGCGGTCCGCGCAGGGCGTCGAGTGGGGCTCGCTGGACGGTACGAAGGCGAGGCTGGTGTTCATGATCGCCGTACCGGAGGCGGCGGCGGGTGACGAGCATCTGCGGATTCTGGCGCTGCTGTCGCGGAAGTTGATGGACGCCGGGTTCCGGGAGCGGTTGCTGGCCGCGTCGGACGAAGCGGCTCTCCTCGGGGTGCTGAGCGAGGTCGGCTAG
- the ahcY gene encoding adenosylhomocysteinase, which yields MTTVDNRQDFKVADLSLADFGRKEITLAEHEMPGLMAIRKEYAEAQPLAGARVTGSLHMTVQTAVLIETLVALGAQVRWASCNIFSTQDHAAAAIAVGPNGTPDNPQGVPVFAWKGETLEEYWWCTEQALTWPDTPTGGPNMILDDGGDATLLVHKGVEYEKDGKVPAVDTAENDEHRVILELLNRTITDGSQKWTQLASEIRGVTEETTTGVHRLYEMQRDGNLLFPAINVNDAVTKSKFDNKYGCRHSLVDGINRATDVLIGGKTAVVFGYGDVGKGCAESLRGQGARVIITEIDPICALQAAMDGYQVTTLDEVVDKADIFVTTTGNKDIIMASDMAKMKHQAIVGNIGHFDNEIDMAGLAKIPGIVKDEVKPQVHTWQFPDGKVLIVLSEGRLLNLGNATGHPSFVMSNSFADQTLAQIELFTKPDEYPTGVYVLPKHLDEKVARLHLDSLGVKLTTLRPEQAEYIGVQVEGPFKPDHYRY from the coding sequence ATGACGACTGTCGACAACCGACAGGACTTCAAGGTCGCCGACCTCTCCCTGGCCGACTTCGGCCGCAAGGAGATCACCCTCGCCGAGCACGAGATGCCGGGCCTGATGGCGATCCGAAAGGAATACGCCGAGGCCCAGCCCCTCGCCGGCGCCCGCGTCACCGGCTCCCTGCACATGACCGTGCAGACCGCCGTACTCATCGAGACCCTGGTCGCCCTGGGCGCGCAGGTCCGCTGGGCCTCCTGCAACATCTTCTCCACCCAGGACCACGCCGCGGCCGCCATCGCCGTCGGCCCGAACGGCACGCCCGACAACCCGCAGGGCGTCCCGGTCTTCGCCTGGAAGGGCGAGACCCTGGAGGAGTACTGGTGGTGCACGGAGCAGGCGCTGACCTGGCCGGACACCCCCACCGGCGGCCCGAACATGATCCTCGACGACGGCGGTGACGCCACCCTCCTCGTCCACAAGGGCGTCGAGTACGAGAAGGACGGCAAGGTCCCCGCCGTCGACACCGCCGAGAACGACGAGCACCGCGTCATCCTCGAACTCCTCAACCGCACCATCACCGACGGCTCCCAGAAGTGGACCCAGCTCGCCTCGGAGATCCGCGGTGTCACCGAGGAGACCACGACCGGCGTCCACCGCCTGTACGAGATGCAGCGCGACGGCAACCTCCTGTTCCCGGCGATCAACGTCAACGACGCCGTCACCAAGTCGAAGTTCGACAACAAGTACGGCTGCCGCCACTCGCTCGTCGACGGCATCAACCGCGCCACCGACGTCCTCATCGGCGGCAAGACCGCGGTCGTCTTCGGCTACGGCGACGTGGGCAAGGGCTGCGCGGAGTCCCTGCGCGGCCAGGGCGCCCGCGTGATCATCACCGAGATCGACCCGATCTGCGCGCTCCAGGCGGCGATGGACGGCTACCAGGTCACGACCCTCGACGAGGTCGTCGACAAGGCCGACATCTTCGTCACCACGACCGGCAACAAGGACATCATCATGGCCTCGGACATGGCCAAGATGAAGCACCAGGCGATCGTCGGCAACATCGGCCACTTCGACAACGAGATCGACATGGCCGGCCTCGCCAAGATCCCCGGCATCGTCAAGGACGAGGTCAAGCCGCAGGTCCACACCTGGCAGTTCCCCGACGGCAAGGTGCTCATCGTCCTCTCCGAGGGCCGCCTGCTGAACCTGGGCAACGCCACCGGCCACCCGTCGTTCGTGATGTCCAACTCCTTCGCGGACCAGACCCTGGCCCAGATCGAGCTGTTCACCAAGCCCGACGAGTACCCGACCGGCGTCTACGTGCTGCCCAAGCACCTCGACGAGAAGGTCGCCCGCCTCCACCTCGACTCGCTCGGCGTGAAGCTGACCACGCTCCGCCCCGAGCAGGCCGAGTACATCGGCGTCCAGGTCGAGGGCCCGTTCAAGCCGGACCACTACCGCTACTGA
- a CDS encoding RDD family protein has translation MSELVTGEAVALELRPARLPSRALAVLLDLVAAMALYVAVTIVLVTSTASLDEAAQTALSIATFVLVLVGAPIAVETLSHGRSLGKLACGLRVVRDDGGPIRFRHALVRGLIAVIEILMTFGIVACIASFVSARGRRLGDVFAGTLVVRERIPVTRTGFVPPPPPWLAGRFSGLDLSAVPDGLWLAVRQYLTRMQQLDPQVGSSMAERLAADLAERTGAPVPQGVPAAAYLAAVVQERQARESRRAFGSGSASAPAPASDGAPAVYGAPAAAYGPPAADLPPVAAPGAAAESHGGGRPAGDRPGSGFVPPA, from the coding sequence GTGAGTGAGCTGGTGACGGGCGAGGCTGTGGCGTTGGAGCTGCGCCCCGCGAGGCTGCCCAGCAGGGCGCTGGCCGTGCTGCTCGATCTTGTGGCGGCGATGGCCCTCTATGTCGCGGTGACCATCGTGCTGGTGACGTCCACGGCCTCACTGGACGAGGCGGCGCAGACGGCGCTGTCGATCGCGACGTTCGTTCTCGTGCTGGTGGGTGCGCCGATCGCGGTGGAGACGCTCAGTCACGGGCGGTCGCTCGGGAAGCTGGCGTGCGGGCTGCGTGTGGTGCGGGACGACGGAGGTCCGATCCGGTTCCGGCATGCCCTGGTGAGGGGCTTGATCGCGGTGATCGAGATCCTCATGACCTTCGGGATCGTCGCCTGTATCGCCTCGTTCGTGTCGGCGCGCGGGCGGCGGCTGGGAGATGTGTTCGCGGGGACCCTTGTCGTACGGGAGCGGATTCCGGTCACGCGGACCGGCTTTGTGCCGCCTCCCCCGCCCTGGCTGGCGGGACGGTTCTCGGGGCTCGATCTGTCCGCGGTGCCCGACGGGTTGTGGCTCGCGGTCCGTCAGTACCTGACGCGTATGCAGCAGCTGGATCCGCAGGTGGGTTCGTCGATGGCGGAGCGGCTGGCGGCGGATCTCGCGGAGCGTACGGGGGCGCCGGTGCCGCAGGGGGTTCCGGCGGCGGCGTATCTGGCGGCGGTCGTGCAGGAGCGGCAGGCGCGGGAGTCCCGGCGGGCCTTCGGGAGCGGTTCGGCTTCGGCTCCCGCTCCGGCGTCGGATGGGGCTCCGGCCGTGTACGGAGCTCCGGCCGCCGCGTACGGGCCTCCGGCTGCGGACCTGCCGCCCGTCGCGGCGCCTGGTGCGGCGGCCGAGTCGCATGGTGGGGGTCGGCCGGCGGGTGACCGGCCCGGTAGCGGGTTCGTGCCGCCGGCTTAG
- a CDS encoding stage II sporulation protein M, producing MDLDVFVSAHRAEWDRLEALLRRQRRLNGAEADELVTLYQRTATHLSLIQSSAPDPQLTGRLSQLVARARSAVTGTRRASWRDVTRFLAHGFPAAVYKSRHWWVPTALLSTAVAALLGWWIGTHPEVQASIAAPSELRELTRPGGQYETYYSSHPAASFAAQVWTNNAWAAALCLILGVFLGLPVIWILFQNMLNLGIGFGLMSSAGRLDTFLGLVLPHGLLELTAVFVAAGTGLRLGWTLIDPGPRTRRTALAEEGRAAIGMAIGLALVLFVSGAIEGFVTPSGLPTWARITIGVAAELAFLAYVYVLGGRAARAGDTGDVEAAERSATVPTAA from the coding sequence ATGGACCTCGACGTCTTCGTCTCCGCCCACCGAGCGGAGTGGGACCGCCTCGAAGCCCTGCTGCGTCGCCAGCGCCGCCTCAACGGCGCCGAAGCCGACGAACTCGTCACCCTCTACCAGCGCACCGCCACGCACCTCTCTCTGATTCAGTCCAGCGCCCCCGACCCCCAGCTCACCGGCCGGCTCAGTCAACTGGTGGCACGCGCGCGTAGTGCCGTCACAGGCACCCGACGCGCCTCCTGGCGCGACGTCACCCGCTTCCTCGCCCACGGCTTCCCCGCCGCGGTCTACAAGTCACGCCACTGGTGGGTACCCACGGCGCTCCTGTCCACGGCCGTGGCGGCGCTCCTGGGCTGGTGGATCGGCACCCACCCCGAAGTACAGGCCTCGATCGCGGCCCCCAGCGAACTACGCGAGCTCACCCGCCCCGGCGGCCAGTACGAGACCTACTACTCCAGCCACCCGGCCGCCAGCTTCGCGGCCCAGGTCTGGACGAACAACGCCTGGGCCGCTGCCCTGTGCCTGATCCTCGGGGTCTTCCTGGGGCTCCCGGTCATCTGGATCCTCTTCCAGAACATGCTCAACCTCGGCATCGGCTTCGGCCTGATGTCCTCGGCCGGCCGCCTCGACACCTTCCTCGGCCTGGTCCTCCCGCACGGCCTTCTCGAACTGACCGCCGTCTTCGTGGCCGCGGGCACCGGCCTGCGCCTCGGCTGGACCCTCATCGACCCGGGCCCCCGCACACGACGCACGGCTCTGGCGGAAGAGGGCCGAGCCGCCATCGGCATGGCCATCGGCCTCGCCCTGGTCCTCTTCGTCTCCGGCGCCATCGAAGGCTTCGTCACCCCGTCCGGCCTCCCCACCTGGGCACGCATCACCATCGGAGTCGCCGCCGAACTGGCCTTCCTCGCCTACGTCTACGTCCTGGGCGGTCGCGCCGCCCGCGCCGGAGACACCGGTGACGTCGAGGCAGCAGAGCGCAGCGCCACCGTTCCGACAGCGGCCTGA
- a CDS encoding DUF58 domain-containing protein: MALTGRTALLAALGSLPVGIWEPGWTGILAVNAPLALACACDFALAAPVRRLGLTRSGDTSVRLGDTADVTLTITNPSRRPLRAHLRDAWPPSTWQPGTETTASRHRLTVPAGERRRVTTRLRPTRRGDRQADRVTIRSYGPLGLFSRQGTHKATWTVRVLPPFTSRKHLPSKLARLRELDGRTSVLTRGEGTEFDSLREYVPGDDTRSIDWRATARQSAVAVRTWRPERDRHILLVLDTGRTSAGRVGDAPRLDASMDAALLLGALASRAGDRVDLLAYDRRVRALVQGRTAGDVLPSLVNAMATLEPELVETDARGLTATALRTSPRRSLIVLLTTLDRAPIEEGLLPVLPQLTQRHTVLLASVADPHITEMAKARGNTDAVYEAAAAAQAQSERHRTAEQLRRHGVTVVDATPDDLAPALADAYLALKAAGRL, encoded by the coding sequence ATGGCACTCACCGGACGCACCGCCCTCCTCGCAGCCCTGGGCTCCCTCCCCGTAGGCATCTGGGAACCCGGCTGGACGGGCATCCTGGCGGTCAACGCCCCCTTGGCCCTGGCCTGCGCCTGCGACTTCGCACTCGCCGCCCCCGTACGACGCCTGGGCCTGACCCGCTCCGGCGACACCTCGGTACGCCTGGGCGACACCGCGGACGTGACCCTCACGATCACCAACCCGTCCCGCCGCCCCCTCCGCGCCCACCTGCGCGACGCCTGGCCCCCCAGCACCTGGCAGCCGGGCACGGAGACGACGGCCTCCCGCCACCGCCTCACCGTCCCGGCAGGCGAACGCCGGCGCGTGACGACCCGCCTGCGCCCCACCCGCCGAGGCGACCGCCAAGCCGACCGGGTCACCATCCGCTCCTACGGCCCCCTCGGCCTCTTCTCCCGCCAGGGCACCCACAAGGCCACTTGGACGGTTCGCGTCCTGCCCCCGTTCACCAGCCGCAAGCACCTGCCCTCAAAGCTGGCCCGCCTCCGCGAACTGGACGGCCGCACCAGCGTGCTCACCCGCGGCGAGGGCACCGAGTTCGACAGCCTCCGCGAGTACGTCCCCGGCGACGACACCCGCTCCATCGACTGGCGCGCCACAGCCCGCCAGTCCGCGGTCGCCGTACGCACCTGGCGCCCCGAACGCGACCGCCACATCCTCCTGGTCCTCGACACCGGCCGGACCTCGGCAGGCCGCGTGGGCGACGCACCCCGCCTCGACGCCTCCATGGACGCGGCCCTCCTGCTAGGTGCCCTCGCATCCCGAGCCGGCGACCGCGTCGACCTCCTCGCCTACGACCGCAGGGTCCGCGCCCTCGTCCAGGGCCGCACCGCAGGCGACGTCCTCCCCTCCCTGGTCAACGCGATGGCCACACTCGAGCCGGAGCTCGTCGAAACGGACGCCCGAGGCCTCACGGCCACAGCCCTCCGTACATCACCCCGCCGCTCCCTGATCGTGCTGCTCACCACCCTGGACAGGGCCCCCATCGAAGAAGGCCTGCTCCCGGTCCTCCCTCAGCTCACCCAGCGCCACACGGTCCTACTGGCATCGGTGGCCGACCCGCACATCACCGAAATGGCCAAAGCGCGCGGAAACACCGACGCCGTCTACGAGGCCGCCGCAGCAGCCCAGGCCCAGTCCGAACGCCACCGCACAGCAGAACAACTCCGCCGTCACGGCGTCACCGTCGTGGACGCGACCCCCGACGACCTGGCGCCGGCACTGGCGGATGCGTACTTGGCGTTGAAGGCGGCCGGCCGCCTATGA
- a CDS encoding AAA family ATPase, whose product MDPTTDNAGQTGDPGTARAALESLRAEIAKAVVGQDPAVTGLVVALLCRGHVLLEGVPGVAKTLLVRALAATLELDTKRVQFTPDLMPSDVTGSLVYDTRSAEFSFQPGPVFTNLLLADEINRTPPKTQSSLLEAMEERQVTVDGTPRPLPDPFLVAATQNPVEYEGTYPLPEAQLDRFLLKLTIPLPSRQDEIDVLTRHAEGFNPRDLHAAGLRPVAGPADLEAARAAVAKTTVSPEITGYVVDICRATRESPSLTLGVSPRGATALLATARAWAWLTGRDYVIPDDVKALALPTLRHRVQLRPEAEMEGVTADSVINAILSHVPVPR is encoded by the coding sequence ATGGACCCGACCACTGACAACGCCGGGCAGACCGGGGACCCGGGCACCGCCCGAGCCGCCCTGGAGTCCCTGCGCGCCGAGATCGCCAAGGCCGTGGTCGGCCAGGACCCCGCCGTGACCGGCCTCGTCGTCGCCCTGCTCTGCCGCGGCCACGTCCTCCTCGAAGGAGTCCCCGGCGTCGCCAAGACCCTCCTGGTCCGCGCCCTCGCCGCGACCCTCGAACTCGACACCAAGCGCGTCCAGTTCACCCCCGACCTGATGCCGAGCGACGTGACCGGCTCCCTGGTCTACGACACCCGCAGCGCCGAGTTCTCCTTCCAGCCCGGCCCGGTCTTCACCAACCTCCTCCTCGCGGACGAGATCAACCGCACGCCTCCCAAGACCCAGTCGTCCCTCCTGGAAGCCATGGAGGAACGCCAGGTCACCGTCGACGGCACCCCCCGCCCCCTCCCCGACCCGTTCCTGGTCGCAGCGACCCAGAACCCGGTCGAGTACGAAGGCACCTACCCCCTCCCGGAAGCCCAGCTGGACCGCTTCCTCCTCAAACTCACCATCCCCCTCCCTTCCCGCCAGGACGAGATCGACGTCCTCACCCGCCACGCCGAGGGCTTCAACCCACGCGACCTCCACGCCGCCGGCCTACGTCCCGTAGCGGGCCCCGCCGACCTGGAGGCAGCCCGCGCGGCGGTCGCCAAGACGACCGTCTCCCCGGAGATCACCGGCTACGTCGTCGACATCTGCCGCGCCACCCGCGAGTCGCCGTCCCTCACCCTCGGCGTCTCCCCCCGAGGCGCCACGGCCCTCCTCGCCACCGCCCGCGCCTGGGCCTGGCTGACAGGCCGCGACTACGTCATCCCGGACGATGTGAAGGCCTTGGCCCTCCCCACCCTCCGCCACCGCGTACAACTCCGCCCGGAGGCCGAAATGGAAGGCGTGACGGCCGACTCCGTCATCAACGCCATCCTCAGCCACGTCCCCGTCCCCCGCTGA
- a CDS encoding DUF4350 domain-containing protein, protein MTTEATLPSTSASPTARQVWTRTRGIALALVLLVAGAIAIAVIRSDARHGELDPRSADPGGSRAVAELLADRGVDTRVVTTLDEATAASGPDTTLLVAAPDLLTRSQQSRLHDSFADSGGRTVLVASGSASVERLAPGVTADPATSLDSTLAPDCDLPAARRAGTADTGGVRYTTTHLDADQCYPSERLATLLRIPAPTGNGDTVALGAPDILLNDRLDHQGNASLALQLLGSRPHLVWYLPSLSDTSAAGTDDERGFFDLLPSGWLWGTLQLFIAAALAALWRARRLGPLVPEKLPVAIRASETAEGRARLYRKADARDRAANALRSTTRTRLAPLTGVPVTQAHTPEALLPALSAHLHGDGQDLHTLLFGPAPSTDAALIALADRLDALEREVRRP, encoded by the coding sequence ATGACCACCGAGGCCACGCTCCCGTCCACCTCGGCCTCGCCCACCGCCCGCCAGGTGTGGACCCGCACACGCGGTATCGCGCTCGCCCTCGTGCTCCTCGTCGCGGGAGCCATCGCCATCGCCGTGATCCGCTCCGACGCCCGCCATGGTGAACTCGACCCGCGCTCCGCCGACCCGGGCGGCAGCCGCGCCGTCGCCGAACTCCTCGCCGACCGGGGCGTGGACACCCGCGTGGTGACCACCCTGGACGAGGCGACCGCCGCATCCGGCCCGGACACGACCCTCCTGGTCGCCGCCCCCGACCTCCTGACCCGAAGTCAGCAGTCCCGCCTGCACGACTCGTTCGCCGACTCCGGCGGCCGCACCGTCCTGGTCGCCTCCGGCAGCGCCTCCGTCGAACGGCTCGCCCCCGGCGTCACCGCCGACCCCGCCACCAGCCTCGACTCGACGCTCGCACCCGACTGCGACCTGCCCGCCGCCCGGCGCGCGGGCACCGCAGACACCGGCGGCGTCCGCTACACCACCACCCACCTCGACGCCGACCAGTGCTACCCCAGCGAGCGCCTGGCCACCCTGCTGCGCATCCCGGCCCCGACCGGAAACGGCGACACCGTCGCCCTCGGCGCACCCGACATCCTCCTCAACGACCGCCTCGACCATCAGGGCAACGCCTCGCTCGCCCTCCAGCTCCTCGGCTCCCGCCCCCATCTGGTCTGGTACCTCCCCTCGCTCTCCGACACCTCCGCCGCCGGCACCGACGACGAACGCGGCTTCTTCGACCTGCTCCCCTCGGGCTGGCTCTGGGGCACCCTGCAACTCTTCATCGCCGCAGCCCTGGCCGCCCTCTGGAGGGCACGCCGACTCGGCCCCCTCGTGCCCGAAAAACTCCCCGTCGCGATCCGCGCCTCCGAAACCGCCGAAGGCCGCGCCCGCCTCTACCGCAAGGCCGACGCCCGCGACCGCGCGGCAAACGCTCTTCGCTCCACGACCCGCACCCGCCTCGCCCCCCTCACCGGCGTCCCCGTCACCCAGGCGCACACGCCCGAGGCCCTGCTCCCCGCCCTGTCCGCCCACCTCCACGGCGACGGCCAGGACCTGCACACCCTTCTCTTCGGCCCAGCGCCCAGCACCGACGCAGCACTCATCGCACTCGCCGACCGACTCGACGCCCTCGAAAGAGAGGTACGCCGTCCATGA
- a CDS encoding DUF4129 domain-containing protein → MSWAGEPLTTALPRTAIRILLHAGDSSLLSSARSTDEPPLTTPRDPAREAARRELSKRMYHENDPSLFQRALDAFWDWLDELFNAASSATPGGTLGLVVIILAVLAVLGALWWRLGTPRRQPTSSATLFDDRPRSAADHRAAAEAHAAQGHWNQAVQERMRALVRALEERALLDVRPGRTADEAAAEAGRALPAHTDRLRAAARDFDDVTYGGRSATEQSYHRIAELDRDLDRTKPQLATSSAQSTAPHTRQGAAE, encoded by the coding sequence GTGAGCTGGGCGGGGGAACCTCTCACAACGGCACTACCACGCACCGCCATACGGATACTGCTGCACGCCGGCGACAGCTCCCTACTGTCGTCGGCGCGCTCCACCGACGAGCCGCCCCTCACCACCCCACGCGACCCCGCGCGCGAGGCGGCCCGACGCGAGCTGTCCAAGCGGATGTACCACGAGAACGACCCCAGCCTGTTCCAGCGCGCCCTCGACGCCTTCTGGGACTGGCTGGACGAACTGTTCAACGCCGCCTCGTCCGCGACACCCGGCGGCACACTCGGCCTGGTCGTCATCATCCTGGCCGTCCTCGCGGTCCTGGGCGCCCTGTGGTGGCGCCTGGGCACCCCGCGCCGCCAACCCACCTCCTCCGCCACCCTGTTCGACGACCGCCCCCGCAGCGCCGCCGACCACCGCGCGGCCGCCGAGGCACACGCCGCCCAGGGCCACTGGAACCAGGCCGTCCAGGAACGCATGCGGGCCCTCGTCCGCGCCCTGGAGGAACGCGCCCTCCTCGACGTCCGCCCCGGCCGCACCGCGGACGAGGCCGCCGCCGAAGCCGGCCGGGCCCTGCCCGCCCACACCGACCGACTGCGCGCCGCCGCCCGCGACTTCGACGACGTGACATACGGAGGCCGCTCGGCGACCGAGCAGTCGTACCACCGCATCGCCGAACTCGACCGCGACCTGGACCGCACCAAGCCCCAGCTCGCCACCAGCAGCGCCCAGAGCACGGCCCCCCACACTCGCCAGGGAGCCGCCGAATGA